From one Bacteroides fragilis NCTC 9343 genomic stretch:
- a CDS encoding DUF2027 domain-containing protein produces MKIGDKVRFLSEVGGGIVKGFRGKDIVLVEDADGFDIPMQIRECVVIDTDDYNMTRKAAPAPKKPEEPVKPVKPEIPVVRSAEVRGGDVLNVFLAYVPEDVKAISSTSFEAYLVNDSNYYLYYTYQSAEGKAWKTRSHGLVEPNTKLLLEEFTKDMLNEMEHVAVQFIAFKDGRTAPLKPAVCVELRIDTVKFYKLHTFRESDFFEQPALVYDIVKDDVPTRQVFVSAEELQSVLIQKKEVDKPKSQPIVKRGGKNEILEIDLHINELLDDTRGMGNAEILNYQLDKFREVMEKYKAKREQKIVFIHGKGDGVLRKALIDELKRKYSNCRYQDASFQEYGFGATMVTIK; encoded by the coding sequence ATGAAAATAGGTGATAAAGTGCGCTTCCTCAGTGAGGTGGGCGGAGGAATCGTAAAAGGATTCCGGGGAAAAGATATTGTATTGGTGGAAGATGCTGATGGATTTGATATCCCGATGCAGATACGCGAGTGTGTGGTGATCGATACGGATGATTATAATATGACCCGGAAGGCTGCTCCTGCGCCAAAGAAACCCGAAGAACCCGTCAAACCGGTAAAGCCTGAGATTCCGGTAGTTCGTTCGGCCGAAGTGCGGGGTGGTGATGTTTTAAATGTTTTTCTGGCTTATGTGCCCGAAGACGTGAAAGCTATCAGCAGTACTTCGTTTGAGGCTTATTTGGTAAATGACAGCAATTATTATTTGTATTATACGTATCAGAGTGCCGAAGGAAAGGCCTGGAAAACCCGTTCGCATGGACTGGTGGAACCCAATACGAAGCTTTTGCTGGAAGAGTTTACTAAGGATATGCTGAATGAAATGGAGCATGTGGCCGTTCAGTTCATTGCTTTTAAAGATGGACGGACAGCGCCTTTGAAACCTGCGGTTTGTGTGGAGTTGCGTATCGATACGGTGAAGTTCTATAAACTGCATACATTCCGTGAGTCGGACTTCTTTGAACAGCCGGCTTTGGTTTATGATATTGTGAAAGACGATGTTCCTACCCGTCAGGTATTTGTTTCGGCTGAGGAACTGCAGTCTGTATTGATCCAGAAGAAGGAAGTGGATAAGCCTAAGTCACAACCGATTGTGAAACGTGGCGGAAAGAATGAAATTCTTGAGATAGACTTGCACATCAACGAATTGCTGGATGACACACGTGGCATGGGGAATGCCGAGATACTGAATTATCAGTTGGATAAATTCCGTGAAGTGATGGAGAAGTACAAAGCCAAACGTGAACAAAAAATAGTTTTCATTCATGGCAAAGGTGACGGAGTGCTTCGTAAAGCATTGATTGATGAATTAAAGCGAAAATATAGTAATTGCCGCTATCAGGATGCTTCATTTCAGGAATATGGTTTCGGAGCAACCATGGTGACCATTAAATGA